AATCTTAACAGGCGTTGACAGACTGACGAATCCGCCCAGAAAAGTTATCGAATGGGCAAAAGGGATAAGGGACGTTGAGATTATCTACGAGTGCTGCGTTATGTAGGGCTCACCAAACCTCGCATCATCACAAATCAGAAAGGAGAACGCCGATCATCGCCCTCTATTTTCAAAGTTCTTCCTTTACGGTAACGAACGAGACCATTGTAACCGTCTGTCCGATTCCCTTTATCTCCCTTAACTTATCAACAACGATTTTACCTACCTCTTCTGCGCTTGGAGCACGGACCTTTATCATCATATCCCATTCTCCAGAGATTATGTGGACTTCATAGACACCATCGAGGGCCGCTATTCTCTCGGCAACCTCCCTCTGGGTGAGGCCTGAATCGGGGTCGTAGCGGGCCAGGATGAAGGCAGTAGTCCCCAGGTCAAGCTTCTTGTAGTTCGGCTTCACCGTGAATTTCTCTATGATGCCCTCGTCCACGAGGCGCTTTATTCTGTAGTGGACTGTGGTCCTCGGGATCCCGAGCTTCTTGCTGAGGCTGGCTATGTTCTCCCTGGCGTTCTCCTTCAGTTCGTTAAGCAGCTTAACGTCTATGGCATCCAATCCTCCCGTCATCGCTATCCCCGTTGTCATTTGTTCAACAAAAATCTGGACTAATTGAAGTCTCTACTTATTTAAGGTTTTCCTTCAGCCAGTTGGCAAATTCCCTCAGCGCCCTGCCGCGATGTGATATGCGGTTCTTTTCCTCCGTTGTCATTTCGGCAAACGTCCTGTCGAAGCCTTCAGGTATGAAAATCGGGTCGAACCCGAAGCCGCCACTTCCCCGGGGTTCCGTTGCTATTTTGCCGTCAACGCGACCGGTAAAGATGTGTAGCTCGCCGTCCCAGTAGGCTATCACGCTCTTGAAATGGGCTTTTCGGTTCTTCTCACCCTGGAGGAGCTTCAGAATCCCCTGGTATCCAATCGTTTTGTAAACATAGGCGGAGTAAACGCCTGGAAATCCTTTTAGAGCTTCAACGAAGAGCCCCGAATCGTCGAGGAAGAAAGGTCCATCTACTCTCTGTGCCAGCCATTTTGCCCCGTACTCGGCCACTTCCTCGAGGGTGTCCGCCTGTATCTCTGGGTAGCTGACCTTTAGCTGGTAAACTTCGACTCCCAGCGGTTCAAAGTACTTTCTCGCCTCTTCCACCTTTCCAGGATTAGACGTCACAAAGGCCAGCCTCATGCAACCACCGAAAAGAGAAGGAGAAACGGCATAAAAGGTTTGATGTCAGTGGATCGTGTAGCCAATCTTCTCGACGAGCTCCCTGCGCTCCTTTCTCTGCTCTTCCGTCTCGATCTTGTTCGCGGCCTTGCCGTCCACGACGCCCAGGACGCTTCTTCCGAGGTCTGTCTCGGCCACTATGACCTGGAACGGGTTCTCGCTAGCTCCATAGACCATTGCAACTGCCGGGTGGTTCTTGACGGTGTTGAGAACGTTTATCGGGAATGCGTTCCTCATAAGGATGACGAAGACGTGGCCGGCCCCTATCTTCACGGCGTTCTTGGCTGCGAGCTCCTCAAGCTCCTTGTCGTTTCCTGTGAAGCGGGTGAGCTGGGGCTTTGCCTCGTTCATTGCGATTCCAAACTTTATCCCCGGAACTGCCGTCAGAAGAGCCCTGGCGAGGTCATCAACTGTGAATATCGAGAAGTTGCCCTGCCCGATTATGACCTCAACCCCCTCGGGCTTTTCTATGTCAACGACCTCTATCCTGACCATCCGACATCACCAGAAGAGTTTTTAATTGTCGGATAATATAACTTTTCTGGGTCGGTGGTGTTTGAACATGGGGGAAGTAAAGCTTGAAGAGATCGAGTTTTTGGTGGAGCTGCTGAGCAAATACCCCCTGGAAAGCCTTAGGAGCATAGCCCGGGAAGAGGGGTTAGATTATTACAAGCTTAAGCGCATCTATGACAAGTACTATGGTAAATACCTAACTGTGAGCGCAAGGTACAACATAAGAATTATAGGTCTCAAGAGCTTTGTTGCTTTTCTTGCGGTTTCTCCTGAGAGCCTTCTTGAGACTGCAATACAGCTAACCAAGAACCCCTTTATTAAATATGTGAATCCGGCTTTTGGCTTTAAGAACGGTTTGTCCTTATATTTCCAGGTTCCGCATGACCAAGTGGATCTTATAGATGAAATGCTTGGAAAGTACTCAGATGACTTCGAGTACTATGAGGTTAGGGCGTACACTAAGGGTGAACTTCCCGATGAGTGGGGGGACTGGGATCTTGGCTATGAGTATGCCATCCTGATGGACATCCTCAAGTGGGACGCTCGAACACCTATCACTGAAATTGCAGAAAAACTCGGCAAGTCAAGGCCCACCGTCAGGTACATGATAAACCGCCTGAAGGAGAAGGGCATACTGATTAATTTTGTTCCTCTCCCCGACATGAATGTCTCGGATCGAGGAATTATCGG
This sequence is a window from Thermococcus kodakarensis KOD1. Protein-coding genes within it:
- a CDS encoding Lrp/AsnC family transcriptional regulator is translated as MTGGLDAIDVKLLNELKENARENIASLSKKLGIPRTTVHYRIKRLVDEGIIEKFTVKPNYKKLDLGTTAFILARYDPDSGLTQREVAERIAALDGVYEVHIISGEWDMMIKVRAPSAEEVGKIVVDKLREIKGIGQTVTMVSFVTVKEEL
- a CDS encoding XTP/dITP diphosphatase, producing the protein MRLAFVTSNPGKVEEARKYFEPLGVEVYQLKVSYPEIQADTLEEVAEYGAKWLAQRVDGPFFLDDSGLFVEALKGFPGVYSAYVYKTIGYQGILKLLQGEKNRKAHFKSVIAYWDGELHIFTGRVDGKIATEPRGSGGFGFDPIFIPEGFDRTFAEMTTEEKNRISHRGRALREFANWLKENLK
- a CDS encoding adenosine-specific kinase is translated as MVRIEVVDIEKPEGVEVIIGQGNFSIFTVDDLARALLTAVPGIKFGIAMNEAKPQLTRFTGNDKELEELAAKNAVKIGAGHVFVILMRNAFPINVLNTVKNHPAVAMVYGASENPFQVIVAETDLGRSVLGVVDGKAANKIETEEQRKERRELVEKIGYTIH
- a CDS encoding Lrp/AsnC family transcriptional regulator; the protein is MGEVKLEEIEFLVELLSKYPLESLRSIAREEGLDYYKLKRIYDKYYGKYLTVSARYNIRIIGLKSFVAFLAVSPESLLETAIQLTKNPFIKYVNPAFGFKNGLSLYFQVPHDQVDLIDEMLGKYSDDFEYYEVRAYTKGELPDEWGDWDLGYEYAILMDILKWDARTPITEIAEKLGKSRPTVRYMINRLKEKGILINFVPLPDMNVSDRGIIGIAKELDEEVLKRFNDYEITVGVLPGEGYILEWFFSSKEDMGSKILEFSRYVEKILVEYFDPTFKELNDRNSRMAFQRMVKKDGSGYRSILEF